The nucleotide sequence gtaatagtagtagatgcagaatcgtttcggtctacttgtcacagatgtgatgcctatatacatgatcatgcctagatattctcataattatgctcaattctatcaattgctcaatagtaatttgttcacccaccgtagaatacttatgctcttgagagaagccactagtgaaacctatggcccccgggtctattctcatcatatcaatctccatcactttaatattatttttctatttactttctatttacttttttactttgcatatatatatcaaaaataccaaaaatattctatctatcagatctcacacttttaagtgaccgtgaagggcttgacaacccctaatcgcgttggttgcgagtggctatcgttttgtgcaggtacgagggacttgagcatggttctcaaaaactaagggaaatacttacgctactctgctgcatcatcccttcctcttcggggaaaaccaacgcaagctcaagacgtagcagtcaacaccttgaacttgtcgaaaaccttttgcgacaattcgagctttgtagatagtaacactactatcagcgtccgtcttcctcttgaagatccatttattctcaatggctcgccgatcatcgagcaagtcaatcaaagtccatactttgttctcatacatggatcccatctcagatttcatggcctcaagccatttcgcggaatctgggctcatcattacttcctcatagttcataggttcgtcatggtatagtaacatgacttccagaacatgattaccgtaccaccctggtgcggaccatactctggtttacctacgaggtcggtagtaacttgatgtgaagtttcatgatcatcatcattagcttcctcgctaattagtgtaataatcactggaactgatttttgtgatgaactactttccaattcgggagaaggtacaattacctgatcaagttctactttcctcccactcacttctttcgagagaaactccttctctagaaaggatccattctttgcaaaaaatatcttgcctttggatctgtgatagaaggtgtacccaacagtttcttttgggtatcctatgaagatgcacttctctgacttgggttcgagcttatcagtttgaaactttttcacataagcatcgcaaaccCAAACTTTAGGGAACgacatctttggtttcttgccaaaccatagttcatacagtgtcgtctcaacaaatttagatggtggcctatttaacgtgaatgcagttttCTCTAATGCATTACCCCCAAAACAAtaacggtaaatcggtaagagacatcatagatcgcaccatatctaataaagtacaattacgatgttcggacacaccattacgctgtggtgttccaggtggcgtgagttgtgaaactattccacattgttttaaatgaagaccaaactcataactcaaatattcaccttcccgatcagatcgtagaaactttattttcttgttacgatgattctcaacttcactctataattctttgaacttttcaaatgtttcagacttgtgtttcattatgtagatatacccatatctgctcaaatcatttgtgaaggtcagaaaataacgctacctgccgcgagcctcaacactcatcgggccgcatacattggtatgtattatttccaataagtcagtggctcacttcattgttccggagaataaagtcttagtcattttgcccatgaggcatggttcgcaagcatcaaatgattcataatcaagtgattccaaaaatccattcgcatggagtttcttcatgcgctttacaccaatatgacctaaacggcagtgccactagtatgttgcactgtcattatcaattttgcatcttttggcaatattgtgaatatgtgtatcactacgaacgagattcaataaaccattcaccttgggtgtatgatcaTAGATGGTTTTATTAATGTAAACAGAAtaccaattattctttgacttaaatgaacaactgtattgcaataaacatgatccaatcatattcatgctcaacgtaaacaccaaataacatttattttaggttcaacactaatcctgaaggtaaagggagtgtgcgagaTGGTGATCTTataaaccttggaatcacttccaacacacatcgtcaccttgccctcaactagtatttgttcattttgcaactcctcttTCGAGTTACAAATCTTCGCAACtcaactggtatcaaatacccaggggctactatgaaaactagtaaagtacacatcaataacatgcattggatgttttatatgcatttatatgctactttatatgatttttgggactaacctattaacctagagcccagtgccagtttctgtttttccttgtttttgagttttgtagaaaaggaatatcaaacagagtccaattgagcTAAAAAtgtatggtgattttttatggaccaaaagaagcccccgaagcaaaagagttgggccagaagagccacgaggcctccacaagggtggggggatcgccctaccccctgggggcgcccccggTCTTGTGcgctcctcgtggaccccctgacttgttctctaTGCCAAatttcctataaatatagaaacccccagaaataaacctagattgggagttccgccaccgcaagcctttgtggccacgaaaaaccaattgagagcccgttccggcaccctgtcggaggggtaaaccatcaccggtggccatcttcatgatccggatgctctccatgacgaggagggagtagttcacccttggggctgagggtatgtaccagtagctatgtgtttgatctctctctctctctcatgttcttgatttggcatgatccaGATGCACcatgagctttgttactatagttgaatcatactagcaaacatgcccatgcgttgcaacgggagaataaAACACATACTTTTAGCATAATAAACACGACTTATGTCCATGATATCTATTTTAACATGCCGCCTCATTCATGTTATTGCTTATCCTCATTCCCGCCTTCATCAACTATGATCGTGGTGTCCATCTGATCACATTACGTCCATACGCGGCCAATCCCATGGTGACGATCTCGGTCACCGCCTAAACCCTAGACCCACTCACACTTGCCACTGAACCACACCATCACAAGTGAATTTCTAATAGTTTAAAAACTAATCGGCGAGCTGGACGTGACGCCCGCCCTTCCCGTTGCAACCTACACCTAGTCACACACTATCCCTCCTACGCCCATGCACTTTAAAATAGTATATTGGTTTTCAAAATGCATCGATATTCTTTAAAAAATATATAATCTTTTTAAATCACATGGACTTCTTACAAGAGAATGGATATTTTTAATTACGATTTTTAAGCATGTGAACACTTTTTAGAATAACAGAAACTTTTTCTTGCAGAAAAGGGTGAACAATTTTAAAATTATATGAATATTAGTTTAACACGTGACAACTTTTCTTAAAACTTCGCAAAATAAATTAAAATGCACGAACGGTTTCTAATAATTACACATCATTTTTCAGAAGGCAAAAACATTTTAAATATTAATTTCTAATCGTATTATTTCCTTTTCGTCCCTAGCAAGAATGGAGTTTATTCTTTCCTTCTCCGACATGAGAGTTTTAATCTTTCTCTTAATTCCATTCCTTCCAGCCTGATATTATTCCTCTTAATTTATTTCCTTCCTTAAGGACACACCATATTACTATTCTCTTAATTGCTCCTTTCTGGTTTATTATGCACTGTATGAACCGGGATCAGTTGGAGACAATTTATTTTATATGTTACTTTACTGGATGTGCAAGCATATATGTTTTCGTCTCGTGTGCCCTAACATGTGTATAGATGTTAGTGTAACATTATCTAATTCTTCTCCATGTATGTATGgtgtttgtttctttttttagTAGCCAGTCATTATGAGTTCATGAGGGACATCTACATAGGAGAGTGGAATGAAGTGGCCAGGGTTGGTTCGGCGAGCGGATGAGGAGGAATATATAAAGGGTCGAGTGAGACAGCATGGGCCGGGTCTGACGTGGAGGACACGCCTGGGAACCCCCGTATCCGGCCCATATTTAGGCTATATAAGGGTGGCGGTCGGTCCGGACATTTGAGACCCATTTCAGGCGCCCGCCTGAGTCGAATATTTGTGATCTGTCAGTGACCAAGCGTCCACGTTTGAGACGGATTGAAGATGTCCGGTTGTAAATGCTATAACACTTTCGCGTGATGAACCCGAAGATTTTTATCGGTGCGTGAAGGATCCAAAGTGTTAATTTCGCAAAGGAAAAAGATCCAAACTAAAAAAAGCAGGTATTTTTTTTAAataccaaaaagaaagaaaaacaggaaTTGTGACATGTGTGCACGCTAGTCTAAAGATAAAGCTAGCCACACATGCGTTAGCTGGTCTAGAAGAAACCAGCAGCCGCGTCCGTAGCGCTCCTTGGACTCGTCGCTCGCACCTCGCTGATTATTTATCTCCTCGGTTTCTCTTTCGTGATGGCAGTTGTCCACAACCGGACCTCCCCCGGGTCACGCCGCCCCTGCCGCCTACACCCACTGCCGCGCCGCACGCCGCTGGATCTCCACCCCCACCCTCTCCACTCCACTGGATTCCCGCATGCCGCACCACGCCCGGCCATGGGCGCTGGCTacccgcctccccctcccccagcTCCCCCGGATCCTTGCACCACTCGGCCATGGCGATGGCTGCTCCCCTCGCCGGGAATCCCCGCTCCTCCGACAATGAAGGGCTCCTCTAGCTCCGGCCAtgcgctccagcaccgacagccacTCTCGTACTCGTGTAGTTCAACTGCGACCCCACCATCGGATGCGCGGCCATGGCAATGCCGACATGTCGTCCCGGCGCAAGTCCTTTTCTCTGTATCTTGACCCCGGACCTTTTTTTATGTATCTTCAAAttggctctctcccctctcttttTTGGATTTCACGCTTCAACTGTTCGTGACCTTCCTCCCAAGTCTGCTTCCGCATTTTTGGTTGGTGAAGCATGCCATCGTTCTTCATTTCAATTCAAATCAGACATGGGTCGGTTTCGcgcgcgagcacggcagcccctgaGCAACATTTCAATGCTCGCACTTCCTAGGAACCAGGAGCCCCACAACCACTTCCCTTTCTTCAGCTCGCTGCCGAGCGTCTCCAGCCAAGACGAGACGTCGGTAAGccctccccttcttcctccatctctcttctctctcccgtTCTTTTCTCTAAGAGCTCTCTCTGTCTTTTATTTTTCTGCAGAGAGATGGCCATGGCCGCCCGATGCCGGAGCACCGCCGGCCAAGGACCTGCCGCCATCCAGACCCCCTCCACGCCATCTCCATCTCACCGAAGACCTGCACCAAGTCCCATCCAGCGCCTTCGCCACCCTTCGGCCCCCACCCCGTAGGTCTGCAGCCTGAGCGCTTCAACCGACTTGTGCCTGAAGCAGAGGAGTAGCTCCCTGCCACGAGCCTCTCTGGCGCTGGCAAACCAGCAGGCTGACCTCGCctccttcttcctttttttccgcCGCGACGCATCACCCCTTCGCCGTCTCCTACGGCGTGGACGCCGACGGCAAGCGGTGGCCTGTACCCGGTGGTGGAGAACGCGGTGAAGCAGTTTAATTAAGGATCGCGGgtaggattgtaactaatgcaggGTTGTTTTTGTAAAAGCGAAGCGTTTTCTGATATACCCACTTAAAATAGGATGGCGGGTTGAATTCTAATAAATGGAGGGACTTTTCTGGAAAAAGGCCGACGACGTACGACAGAAACTGAATttactttattattaggtaaagatggTGTTTCTACCCCTCTACCTTCTTGCGATGAATTGACtcttacctttgaggtttcactattatcggattgaatactattatggatttgagaacacttaatgtatgtcttgcgtggaatAACCGTGGTGActatggggtattctattgattcacttgatgtatgttttggcactcaattcgcggattcctgaggtgacattggggtaatctatgcataggtgttgatgcacgttttcgtccttgtttctccagtaggaatcttggggcactctttgaggttctttatgttggattgaatattatgaatctgaagttgtttgatgcacatcgtataattgacccatggatacttgtggtgacattggagtatctaggtgacattagggttgattgatgtgtgttatatggtgttattttactacgaacactagggctgtttgtgacacttataggaatagctcaatggattgatcgaaaagaataactttgaggtggtttagtaccctacaaacaatttcatcttatgttctccgtaaTAGGAACTTTcaagtgacttttgtcgcacgttgagggattgccatatgatctaattatgttatcattgttgagagaaatggcgctagtgaaagtatgaaccctaggccttgttttcaagcattgcaataccgttttcgctcacttttgttacttgctaccttgcttttttatattttcagattacaaaaacctatatctaccatccatattgcacttgtatcaccatctcttggccgaactagtgcacctatacaatttaccattgtattgggtgtgttggggacccaagagactctttgttatttggttgcaaggttgtttgagagagaccatgttcatcctacgcacggattgataaaccttaggtcatccacttgagggaaatttgctactgtcctacaaaactctatgcttggaggcccaacatgagtctacaagatgaaggttgcatagtagacatcagtgggtaatcaaattactgttgggaaattgatagaacttcaaataattatgacgatatccagacaatgatcattatataggcatcacgtccaagattagtagaccgactcctgcctgcatctactactattactccacacatcgaccgctatctagcatgcatcatcgaccgctatccagcatgcatctagtgtattaagttcatggagaaatggagtagtgcaataagaacgatgacatgatttagacaagatctattcatgtaggatagaccccatcttgttatccttaatagcaacgatacatacgtgtaaTTTTCCCTTCTATTACtcggattgagcaccgtaagattgaacccgtcacaaagcacctcttcccatggcaagaaaaaatgatctagtcggcctaactaaactaaagattcgatgaagaaatacgaggctataaataattgatacgtctccaacgtatctgtgatttttgattgttccatggtattatattatatgctttggatgttttatatgcactaatatgctattttatattatttttgggactaatctattaacctagagctcagtgccagttactgttttttccctgttttcgagtttcgcagaaaaggaataccaaacggagtccaaatggaatgaaaccttcgcgatgatttttcttggaccagaagacaaccaggagacttgcaGATGAATTCAGAGGAGCCaggaggtggccacaaggacggagggcgtgcccagggggtagggcacacccccacccttATGGCCCCCCATGCACCTCcagacctaattctttcgcctatatattcccaaatatccccaaaccaccagaggcatccatgaaaacacttttccattgctgcaaccttctgtacccatgagatcagggaccttttccagcaccctgtcggagggggattcgatcatggaaggcttctacatcaactctattgcccttccgatgagtgtgagtagtttaccacagacctacgtggccatagctagtagctagatggcttcttctctctctttgattctcaataccatgttctcctcgatgttcttggagatctattcgatgtagtacttttttgcggtgtgtttgccgagatccgaggaattgtggatttatgatcagcttatctaagAATATTATTTGaaatcttctgtgaattcttttatgcatgatttgatatctttgtaattctcttcaaactatcggtttggtttggccaactagattgatttttcatgcaatgggagaagtgcttagctttgggttcaatcttgtggtgtcctttcccagtgacagtaggggaagcaaggcacgtattgtattgtttccatcgaggataaaaagatggggttttcatcatattgcttgagttaattcctctacatcatgtcatcttacttaatgcatcaCTCTGCCCttcatgaactcaatactctagatgcaggcatgagttggtcgatgtgtgaagtaatagtagtagatgcagaatcgttttggtctacttgacacggacgtgatgcctatattcatgatcattaccttagatatcattataactttgcgcttttctatcaattgctcggcagtaatttgttcacccaccgtattatttgctttcttgagagaagcctctagtgaaatcgaTGGTCcctggatctattttccatcatataagtttctatcttccatcatattagtttccgatctacaatattagtttacggatttactattttgcaatcttttactttctggtctacaaaccaaaaatatcaaaaaaatatttactttatcatttacctatcttcatcagatctcacttttgcaagtaaccgtgaagggattgacaacccctttatcgcgttgggtgcaagttgtttgattgtttgtggaggtattcggtgatttgtgcgttgtctcctactggattgataccttggttctcaaactgagggagatacttaactctactttgctgcatcaccctttcctcttcaagggaaaaaccaacgcaagcttaagaagtagcaggaagaatttctggcgccattgccggggagatctacgccaagtcaagacataccaagtacccatcataaactctcatctcttgcattacattatttgccattcacctctcattttcctctcccccacttctaaaacgattttcgaaaagattttccttttcttcgcccttctttcgtttgatcttatgtttgcttgtgtttccatgtgccttttATTTTGCTCGCATTTTTGCTTGCTAAAATATCTACTGATATGAATCCACTCATAGTTTTCTAC is from Triticum aestivum cultivar Chinese Spring chromosome 3A, IWGSC CS RefSeq v2.1, whole genome shotgun sequence and encodes:
- the LOC123058973 gene encoding uncharacterized protein yields the protein MAMPTCRPGASPFLCILTPDLFLCIFKLALSPLFFGFHASTVRDLPPKSASAFLVGEACHRSSFQFKSDMGRFRARARQPLSNISMLALPRNQEPHNHFPFFSSLPSVSSQDETSRDGHGRPMPEHRRPRTCRHPDPLHAISISPKTCTKSHPAPSPPFGPHPVGLQPERFNRLVPEAEE